A section of the Pochonia chlamydosporia 170 chromosome 2, whole genome shotgun sequence genome encodes:
- a CDS encoding lipocalin / cytosolic fatty-acid binding domain-containing protein: MTDVFSGKYKLSKSTNFDEFLTELGKSTRQLVKSASPELQITRNGDGWHVETKAGVGHSEFTFTLGEEFEEVRQDDVKVRSLVVQDGNKWTQTQTPVDGVKIVTIVREFGGSEMITTATVGDVTSTRIFDRVD; encoded by the exons ATGACGGACGTATTCTCCGGCAAATACAAACTATCCAAAAGCACCAACTTTGATGAATTCCTCACAGAGCTAGGTAAGTCCACA CGCCAACTCGTCAAGTCGGCTAGTCCAGAGCTGCAAATCACAAGAAACGGCGACGGGTGGCATGTAGAGACGAAAGCTGGCGTAGGGCACTCCGAGTTTACGTTTACGCTGGGTGAGGAATTCGAGGAGGTCCGCCAGGATGATGTCAAGGTGCGTAGTCTGGTAGTGCAGGATGGGAATAAGTggacgcagacgcagacgccGGTTGATGGGGTTAAGATTGTTACGATTGTGCGTGAGTTTGGAGGGAGTGAGATGATTACGACGGCGACTGTTGGGGATGTTACTTCGACGAGGATATTTGACCGGGTTGACTAG
- a CDS encoding 2OG-Fe(II) oxygenase domain-containing protein, giving the protein MHPPMRSLFVAIYNKVFNIQLTHDISLNKTNEPKTKQGYKLVPQHEAQGLPCMESDHWHNESGISAVAYHAEPDDDGSSGLTDGKSDGDELQRDQQHLGIMKRTELTVSEHRI; this is encoded by the coding sequence ATGCATCCCCCAATGCGCTCCCTCTTCGtcgccatctacaacaaagtcttcaacatccaacttACCCACGATATATCCCTCAACAAGACGAACGAGCCAAAAACGAAACAAGGCTACAAACTTGTCCCCCAACACGAGGCGCAAGGCCTGCCATGCATGGAGTCTGACCACTGGCACAATGAGAGTGGCATTTCCGCAGTCGCATACCACGCAGAGCCGGACGACGATGGTTCAAGCGGGCTTACAGACGGGAAGAGTGACGGCGATGAATTGCAGAGGGATCAGCAGCACTTGGGGATCATGAAGAGGACTGAGCTGACGGTTTCGGAGCATAGAATATAG